Proteins from one Pseudomonas bijieensis genomic window:
- the trpE gene encoding anthranilate synthase component I — translation MNREEFLRLAAAGYNRIPLACETLADFDTPLSIYLKLADQPNSYLLESVQGGEKWGRYSIIGLPCRTVLRVHDHRISVTHDGVEIESLEVEDPLAFVETFKARYNVPTIPGLPRFNGGLVGYFGYDCVRYVEKRLGTCPNPDPLGVPDILLMVSDAVVVFDNLAGKMHAIVLADPAQEDAYEQGQQSLQALLEKLRQPITPRPGLDFSKQSAADPVFRSSFTQDDYERAVDTIKEYILAGDCMQVVPSQRMSIDFKAAPIDLYRALRCFNPTPYMYFFNFGDFHVVGSSPEVLVRVEDNLITVRPIAGTRPRGATEEADRALEEDLLSDDKEIAEHLMLIDLGRNDTGRVSEVGSVKLTEKMVIERYSNVMHIVSNVTGQLKDGLTAMDALRAILPAGTLSGAPKIRAMEIIDELEPVKRGVYGGAVGYFAWNGNMDTAIAIRTAVIKNGELHVQAGGGIVADSVPALEWEETLNKRRAMFRAVALAEQTSED, via the coding sequence ATGAACCGTGAAGAATTCCTGCGTCTAGCCGCTGCCGGCTATAACCGCATCCCGCTTGCCTGCGAAACCCTGGCCGACTTCGACACGCCGTTGTCGATCTATCTCAAGCTGGCCGACCAGCCCAATTCCTACCTGCTCGAATCGGTGCAGGGCGGTGAGAAATGGGGCCGTTACTCCATTATCGGCCTGCCGTGCCGCACCGTGCTGCGGGTCCATGACCATCGCATCAGCGTGACCCACGACGGCGTCGAGATCGAAAGTCTCGAAGTCGAGGACCCGCTGGCCTTCGTCGAAACCTTCAAGGCCCGCTACAACGTGCCGACCATCCCCGGTCTGCCACGCTTCAACGGTGGCCTGGTGGGTTATTTCGGCTACGACTGCGTGCGCTACGTGGAAAAGCGCCTGGGCACCTGTCCGAACCCCGATCCGTTGGGCGTGCCGGATATTTTGCTGATGGTGTCCGACGCGGTCGTGGTCTTCGATAACCTCGCCGGCAAGATGCACGCCATCGTCCTGGCCGATCCGGCCCAGGAAGATGCCTACGAGCAGGGCCAACAAAGCCTGCAGGCACTGCTGGAAAAGCTTCGTCAACCGATCACCCCGCGTCCCGGGCTGGACTTCAGCAAGCAGTCGGCGGCCGACCCGGTGTTCCGTTCCAGTTTCACCCAGGACGATTACGAAAGAGCCGTCGATACCATCAAGGAGTACATCCTCGCCGGTGACTGCATGCAGGTCGTGCCGTCGCAGCGGATGTCCATCGACTTCAAGGCGGCGCCCATTGACCTGTACCGGGCCCTGCGCTGCTTCAACCCGACGCCCTATATGTACTTCTTCAACTTCGGCGACTTCCACGTCGTCGGCAGTTCGCCGGAAGTGCTGGTGCGGGTCGAGGATAACCTCATCACGGTACGGCCGATTGCCGGCACTCGCCCACGTGGCGCTACGGAAGAGGCTGATCGGGCGCTGGAAGAGGACCTGCTGTCGGATGACAAGGAAATCGCCGAGCACCTCATGCTGATTGACCTGGGGCGCAATGACACTGGACGAGTCTCGGAAGTCGGTTCGGTGAAACTCACCGAGAAGATGGTCATCGAGCGCTATTCCAACGTGATGCACATCGTTTCCAACGTCACCGGCCAGTTGAAGGACGGACTGACGGCGATGGACGCCTTGCGGGCGATCCTGCCGGCGGGCACCTTGTCCGGCGCGCCGAAAATCCGCGCGATGGAAATCATCGACGAACTGGAGCCGGTCAAGCGGGGCGTGTACGGCGGGGCTGTGGGTTACTTCGCCTGGAACGGCAACATGGACACCGCCATTGCCATTCGCACCGCTGTCATCAAGAACGGCGAACTGCATGTACAGGCCGGCGGTGGCATTGTCGCCGACTCGGTGCCGGCGCTGGAGTGGGAAGAAACCCTGAACAAGCGCCGGGCCATGTTCCGCGCCGTGGCGCTGGCCGAGCAGACCTCAGAAGACTGA
- a CDS encoding aminodeoxychorismate/anthranilate synthase component II produces MLLMIDNYDSFTYNVVQYLGELGSEVKVVRNDELTIAEIEALKPERIVVSPGPCTPTEAGISIDAIKYFAGKLPILGVCLGHQSIGQAFGGDVVRARQVMHGKTSPVFHEDKGVFEGLNHPLTVTRYHSLIVKRETLPDCLELTAWTQLEDGSVDEIMGLRHKTLNIEGVQFHPESILTEQGHELFANFLKQIGGTR; encoded by the coding sequence ATGTTGCTGATGATCGATAACTACGACTCTTTTACCTACAACGTTGTGCAGTACCTCGGCGAGCTGGGCTCCGAGGTCAAGGTCGTGCGCAACGACGAATTGACCATCGCCGAAATCGAAGCCCTCAAGCCTGAGCGCATCGTGGTTTCACCCGGCCCGTGCACGCCGACCGAAGCGGGCATTTCCATCGACGCCATCAAGTATTTCGCCGGCAAGCTGCCGATCCTCGGTGTTTGCCTGGGGCATCAGTCGATTGGCCAGGCGTTCGGCGGCGATGTCGTGCGCGCTCGACAAGTCATGCACGGTAAGACTAGCCCGGTATTCCATGAGGACAAGGGGGTGTTCGAGGGCCTGAATCATCCGCTTACCGTAACTCGCTATCACTCCCTGATCGTCAAGCGTGAAACGCTGCCTGACTGCCTGGAGTTGACGGCCTGGACCCAGCTTGAAGACGGCTCTGTCGATGAGATCATGGGGCTGCGCCACAAGACATTGAATATCGAGGGTGTGCAATTTCATCCCGAGTCTATTCTCACCGAACAGGGTCACGAACTGTTCGCCAACTTCCTCAAACAAATCGGCGGCACGCGCTAA
- the trpD gene encoding anthranilate phosphoribosyltransferase: MDIKTALSRIVGHLDLSTDEMRDVMREIMTGQCTDAQIGAFMMAMRMKSESIDEIVGAVSVMRELADKVELKTLDGVVDVVGTGGDGANIFNVSTASAFVVAAAGCTVAKHGNRAVSGKSGSADLLEAAGIYLNLTPIQVARCIDNVGIGFMFAQTHHSAMKHAAAPRRDLGLRTLFNMLGPLTNPAGVKHQVVGVFSQALCRPLAEVLQRLGSKHVLVVHSKDGLDEFSLAAPTFVAELKNDQISEYWVEPEDLGMKSQSLHGLAVDGPAQSLELIRDALGRRKTENGQKAAEMIVLNAGAALYAADHASSLKQGVELAHDALHTGLAREKLEELGAFTAVFKVENEG; encoded by the coding sequence ATGGATATCAAGACAGCCCTGAGCCGTATCGTCGGCCATCTCGACCTGAGCACCGACGAGATGCGCGACGTGATGCGCGAAATCATGACTGGCCAATGCACGGATGCGCAGATCGGCGCGTTCATGATGGCCATGCGCATGAAAAGCGAGAGCATCGATGAAATCGTCGGCGCCGTGTCGGTGATGCGCGAGCTGGCGGACAAGGTCGAGCTCAAGACGCTGGACGGTGTGGTCGATGTGGTCGGCACCGGTGGTGACGGCGCCAATATCTTCAACGTTTCCACCGCGTCAGCGTTCGTGGTCGCGGCGGCCGGTTGCACCGTTGCCAAGCACGGCAACCGCGCAGTCTCAGGCAAGAGCGGCAGTGCCGACCTGCTGGAGGCGGCTGGCATCTACCTGAACCTGACGCCGATCCAGGTCGCGCGCTGTATCGACAATGTCGGCATTGGTTTCATGTTTGCCCAGACCCATCACAGCGCCATGAAACACGCTGCCGCGCCGCGCCGTGACCTGGGATTGCGTACGCTGTTCAACATGCTCGGCCCGCTTACGAATCCGGCCGGCGTGAAGCACCAAGTGGTTGGGGTGTTCAGCCAGGCGTTGTGCCGGCCGTTGGCCGAAGTCCTGCAACGCCTGGGCAGCAAGCACGTGCTGGTGGTCCACTCCAAGGATGGCCTGGATGAATTCAGCCTGGCGGCGCCCACATTCGTGGCCGAACTAAAAAATGATCAGATCAGCGAGTATTGGGTCGAACCTGAAGACCTCGGCATGAAAAGCCAGAGCTTGCACGGCCTGGCGGTCGACGGCCCGGCCCAATCGCTGGAATTGATACGCGATGCCCTGGGGCGGCGCAAGACCGAGAACGGCCAGAAAGCCGCTGAGATGATCGTGCTCAATGCCGGTGCTGCGTTGTACGCCGCCGACCACGCCAGCAGCCTCAAGCAGGGCGTGGAGCTGGCCCATGATGCACTGCACACTGGCCTGGCCCGGGAAAAGCTCGAAGAGTTGGGTGCATTTACCGCCGTATTCAAAGTGGAGAACGAAGGATGA
- the trpC gene encoding indole-3-glycerol phosphate synthase TrpC — protein sequence MSVPTVLEKILARKAEEVAERSARVSLAELENLARSADAPRGFAKALIDQAKKKQPAVIAEIKKASPSKGVIREHFVPADIARSYEKGGATCLSVLTDIDFFQGADDYLKQARAACKLPVIRKDFMIDPYQIVEARALGADCVLLIVSALDDVKMAELAAVAKSVGLDVLVEVHDGDELERALKTLDTKLVGVNNRNLHTFEVSLETTLDLLPRIPRDRLVITESGILNRADVELMEVSDVYSFLVGEAFMRAESPGTELQRLFFPERGLPVSGSTLD from the coding sequence ATGAGCGTGCCAACGGTTCTGGAAAAAATTCTGGCTCGCAAGGCTGAGGAAGTGGCTGAGCGCAGCGCTCGCGTCAGTCTGGCCGAGCTGGAAAACCTGGCGCGTTCAGCGGATGCGCCGCGCGGCTTTGCCAAGGCACTGATCGATCAGGCCAAGAAAAAACAGCCGGCGGTGATTGCCGAAATCAAGAAGGCCTCCCCCAGCAAGGGCGTGATTCGCGAACATTTCGTCCCGGCCGACATCGCCCGCAGCTACGAGAAGGGCGGGGCGACCTGCCTCTCGGTGTTGACCGACATCGACTTTTTCCAAGGGGCCGACGACTACCTGAAGCAGGCGCGGGCGGCGTGCAAGTTGCCAGTGATTCGCAAGGACTTCATGATCGACCCATACCAGATCGTCGAGGCGCGGGCGCTGGGCGCCGACTGCGTGTTGTTGATCGTGTCCGCTCTGGACGACGTAAAAATGGCCGAGCTGGCGGCTGTTGCCAAAAGCGTCGGGCTGGATGTCCTGGTGGAAGTCCATGACGGTGACGAGTTGGAGCGAGCCCTGAAAACCCTCGATACCAAACTGGTCGGCGTGAACAATCGCAACCTGCACACTTTTGAAGTGAGCCTGGAAACCACCCTGGACCTGTTGCCGCGCATTCCGCGCGATCGCCTGGTCATCACCGAAAGCGGCATCCTCAACCGGGCCGATGTCGAGCTGATGGAAGTCAGCGATGTGTACTCGTTCCTGGTGGGTGAGGCGTTCATGCGGGCGGAGAGCCCGGGCACGGAATTGCAACGACTGTTCTTTCCTGAACGAGGCCTGCCGGTGAGCGGCTCGACGCTGGACTGA
- a CDS encoding biotin/lipoate A/B protein ligase family protein, which produces MSPVISLAVEAGLQAEQDLLASICAGDAEFGLLFWQPNDRALVMPRRLSRLAGFEHASDVSAAHGWPVLLRETGGEPVPQSTATVNIALVYAPPRSEGDHGRIETGYRRLCDPICQLLDELGGVASLGEVEGAFCDGRFNVNLDGRKMVGTAQRWRQSKGGQRPVGLVHGALLLENERESMVAAVNRFNEACGLEQRVRAESHIALHEKFPAPHVLERLEALYRKLLIELLGV; this is translated from the coding sequence ATGTCGCCTGTGATTTCCCTCGCTGTCGAAGCTGGCCTGCAAGCCGAACAGGATCTGTTGGCCAGCATCTGCGCGGGCGACGCCGAGTTCGGTCTGCTGTTCTGGCAGCCCAATGATCGTGCGCTGGTCATGCCGCGCCGCTTGAGTCGCCTTGCGGGGTTCGAACACGCCAGTGACGTATCGGCTGCCCATGGCTGGCCGGTCCTGTTGCGCGAAACCGGTGGTGAACCGGTGCCGCAGTCGACCGCTACCGTCAACATCGCCCTGGTCTACGCGCCACCGCGCAGCGAAGGCGATCACGGCCGTATCGAAACCGGGTACCGCCGCTTGTGCGATCCCATCTGCCAGTTGCTGGATGAACTGGGCGGGGTGGCTTCGCTGGGAGAAGTGGAGGGGGCCTTTTGCGACGGGCGCTTCAACGTCAACCTCGACGGTCGGAAAATGGTCGGTACCGCTCAGCGCTGGCGCCAGAGCAAGGGCGGTCAACGTCCGGTGGGGCTGGTGCATGGCGCACTTTTGCTGGAGAACGAGCGCGAGTCCATGGTCGCAGCAGTCAACCGCTTCAATGAGGCCTGTGGCCTGGAGCAGCGAGTGCGTGCCGAGAGCCATATTGCCCTGCATGAAAAATTCCCGGCGCCTCACGTGCTGGAGCGGCTCGAGGCGCTGTACCGGAAACTGCTGATCGAACTATTGGGCGTTTAA
- the crp gene encoding cAMP-activated global transcriptional regulator CRP: MVAITPTFKIKNLDKLLMHCQRRRYPAKHNIICAGDRSDTLFFIIKGSVTILIEDDDGREMIIAYLNSGNFFGELGLFEQAGKEQQRSAWVRTKIECEVAEISYAKFRELSLQDPDILYVLSGQIAQRLRNTTRKVGDLAFFDVTGRVARCLLELCKQPDAMTHPDGMQIKVTRQEIGRIVGCSREMVGRVLKDLEERNLVSVKGKTMVVFGTR; this comes from the coding sequence ATGGTTGCCATTACTCCCACGTTCAAGATCAAGAATCTCGACAAACTCTTGATGCATTGTCAGCGCCGCCGCTATCCAGCCAAACACAACATCATTTGTGCCGGAGATCGTTCCGACACGCTGTTTTTCATCATCAAGGGTTCGGTCACTATCCTGATAGAAGATGATGACGGTCGGGAAATGATCATCGCCTACCTCAATTCCGGGAATTTTTTCGGCGAGCTGGGGTTGTTCGAACAGGCGGGCAAGGAACAGCAACGCAGTGCCTGGGTGCGGACCAAGATTGAATGTGAAGTTGCGGAAATCAGCTACGCCAAATTCCGAGAACTGTCCCTGCAAGACCCGGACATTCTTTACGTCCTGAGCGGACAAATCGCACAGCGCCTGCGTAATACCACCCGCAAGGTCGGCGATCTCGCCTTCTTCGACGTCACCGGACGTGTCGCACGTTGCCTGCTGGAGTTGTGCAAGCAGCCCGATGCCATGACTCACCCGGACGGCATGCAGATCAAGGTGACCCGCCAGGAGATTGGTCGGATAGTCGGGTGCTCGCGTGAAATGGTCGGTCGCGTACTCAAGGATCTGGAGGAGCGCAACCTGGTCAGCGTCAAAGGCAAGACCATGGTGGTGTTCGGAACGCGTTAA
- a CDS encoding OsmC family protein, protein MKARIQWAGEAMFLGESGSGHVVVMDGPPEAGGRNLGVRPMEMLLLGVGGCSNFDVVSILKKSRQAVESCEAFLEAERATEDPKVFTKIHMHFVVKGRALKEAQVKRAIELSAEKYCSASIMLGAAGVEITHDYEIIELG, encoded by the coding sequence ATGAAGGCACGCATCCAATGGGCTGGCGAAGCCATGTTCCTCGGTGAGTCAGGCAGTGGTCATGTGGTCGTCATGGACGGCCCGCCAGAAGCCGGCGGGCGGAACCTGGGTGTTCGGCCGATGGAAATGCTCCTGCTGGGCGTAGGCGGTTGCAGTAACTTCGACGTGGTCAGCATTCTTAAAAAGTCCCGCCAGGCCGTCGAAAGCTGCGAAGCCTTCCTGGAGGCAGAGCGCGCCACAGAAGATCCCAAAGTGTTTACCAAGATCCACATGCACTTCGTGGTGAAGGGGCGAGCCCTGAAGGAGGCCCAGGTCAAGCGCGCCATTGAGCTGTCCGCCGAGAAATATTGCTCGGCTTCGATCATGCTCGGTGCCGCCGGGGTCGAAATCACCCACGACTATGAAATCATCGAATTGGGTTGA
- the coq7 gene encoding 2-polyprenyl-3-methyl-6-methoxy-1,4-benzoquinone monooxygenase, producing the protein MTTQRHYSPIDRLLLQADTALRTLLPFSGQPYRPSPAIVQPDAQLSDEQTRHVAGLMRINHTGEVCAQALYQGQALTAKLPQVREAMEHAAEEEVDHLVWCEQRIRQLGSHTSVLNPLFYGMSFGIGAVAGLISDKVSLGFVAATEHQVCKHLNEHLEQLPAEDEKSRAILEQMRVDEEHHAESALEAGGFRFPAPVRFGMSLLAKVMTKSTYRI; encoded by the coding sequence ATGACTACCCAACGTCACTACTCGCCGATTGACCGTTTGTTGCTGCAAGCCGATACAGCGCTGCGCACGCTGCTGCCCTTCAGTGGTCAGCCGTACCGCCCATCACCGGCTATCGTGCAGCCGGACGCGCAACTGAGTGACGAGCAAACCCGCCATGTCGCTGGACTGATGCGTATCAACCATACCGGCGAAGTCTGTGCCCAGGCGCTGTATCAGGGCCAGGCGCTGACAGCGAAGCTACCGCAAGTGCGTGAGGCAATGGAGCATGCCGCCGAGGAAGAAGTCGACCATCTGGTCTGGTGCGAACAACGCATTCGCCAGCTGGGCAGCCATACCAGCGTCCTGAACCCGCTGTTCTATGGGATGTCATTCGGGATCGGCGCCGTTGCCGGGCTGATCAGTGACAAAGTCAGTCTCGGCTTCGTTGCGGCGACCGAACATCAAGTGTGCAAGCACTTGAATGAACACCTCGAACAACTACCGGCCGAGGACGAAAAATCCCGGGCGATCCTCGAGCAGATGCGCGTGGATGAGGAACACCATGCCGAGAGTGCCCTTGAGGCCGGAGGCTTCCGTTTCCCGGCTCCGGTGAGATTCGGCATGAGCCTGCTGGCCAAGGTCATGACCAAGAGCACTTATCGGATTTGA
- a CDS encoding histidine triad nucleotide-binding protein, producing the protein MDTLFTKIINREIPAKIIYEDDQVLAFHDIAPQAPVHFLVIPKKPIRTLNDLTEEDKGLAGHILFTAQRLALELGCEEGFRVVMNCNELGGQTVYHIHMHVLGQRQMNWPPG; encoded by the coding sequence GTGGATACTCTGTTTACCAAGATCATCAACCGGGAAATCCCGGCGAAGATCATTTACGAGGATGACCAGGTACTGGCCTTCCACGACATTGCGCCACAGGCGCCCGTGCATTTCCTGGTCATCCCGAAAAAACCGATCCGCACGCTCAACGACCTGACCGAAGAAGACAAAGGCCTGGCTGGACACATTCTGTTCACGGCCCAACGCCTGGCGCTTGAATTGGGCTGTGAAGAAGGTTTTCGCGTGGTGATGAATTGCAATGAACTGGGTGGGCAAACGGTCTATCACATTCATATGCATGTGCTAGGGCAGCGCCAGATGAACTGGCCGCCGGGCTGA
- a CDS encoding SDR family NAD(P)-dependent oxidoreductase, with protein MTRYALITGASSGIGLAMAEALARRGRNLILVARQRDRLESIAIELTQRFGVEVLFRACDLGEPLRLSGFLLELEEGERQIDLLVNCAGIGTSGPFLGQDWMTEQDLIEVNILALTRLCHAIGNSMALLGGGQILNVASIAAFQPGPWMSTYYASKAYVLHFSEALRVELKKCAIKVSVLCPGPTHTGFFSRAQMDEQKLIDSKLLMSPEEVALYAVRALDRNRAIIIPGRRNRWLATLPRLGSRWLVRTITGMINKAYCPR; from the coding sequence ATGACCCGTTACGCACTGATCACTGGCGCTTCCAGCGGCATTGGCCTGGCCATGGCCGAAGCGCTGGCCCGGCGCGGCCGCAACCTGATACTGGTGGCTCGACAGCGTGATCGGCTGGAAAGTATTGCAATCGAACTGACTCAGCGGTTTGGCGTGGAGGTGTTGTTCCGGGCCTGTGACCTGGGCGAACCGCTGAGGCTTTCAGGCTTTCTCCTGGAACTGGAGGAAGGTGAGCGGCAGATCGACCTGCTGGTCAATTGCGCCGGCATCGGTACCAGCGGGCCGTTCCTGGGGCAGGACTGGATGACCGAACAGGACCTGATCGAAGTCAACATCCTCGCCCTGACACGTCTTTGTCACGCTATCGGTAACAGCATGGCGCTGCTGGGCGGCGGCCAGATCCTCAACGTCGCCTCGATCGCCGCGTTCCAACCCGGCCCCTGGATGAGCACCTATTACGCCAGCAAGGCCTATGTACTGCACTTCTCCGAAGCCCTGCGGGTCGAGCTGAAGAAATGCGCGATCAAGGTTTCGGTACTCTGCCCTGGCCCCACCCACACCGGCTTTTTTTCCAGGGCACAGATGGACGAACAGAAACTCATCGACAGCAAACTGCTGATGAGCCCGGAAGAAGTCGCCCTGTACGCCGTACGCGCGCTGGACCGCAACCGCGCCATCATCATTCCCGGACGCCGTAACCGCTGGCTGGCCACACTGCCGCGGCTGGGATCGCGATGGCTGGTGCGAACCATCACCGGCATGATCAACAAGGCTTATTGCCCACGCTGA
- a CDS encoding DUF805 domain-containing protein — MSETRFNIVFDGGLMPGVDTTTAKLNLAELFKSDISAIERLFTGRKVALKSNLSQSEAQQYLEALNKSGIDARIEAEPALQLSLGEVQESPRQPEVRHPESIVDPVSPYAPPRAEVGETLAEYGTLKPFSFDGRIGRLRYLAWTMVLTLAMLPLVGLGFWLATAWLMASDSIAALVVGGLLGAAVVLAFAFVSIQFNVQRLHDLGWSGWLWLINLVPFVGSIFPFILIIAPGNTGANQYGPPPPRNTTAVKLLASLWLVMIVLIFMATFAGIFGALQEDYDSSSLSSYESSESSNETSEEPAVEAAEPAPPSVDYEEEEEQ; from the coding sequence ATGAGCGAAACCCGTTTCAACATCGTATTCGACGGAGGCCTGATGCCTGGCGTCGATACCACCACAGCCAAACTCAACCTCGCCGAGCTGTTCAAAAGCGATATCAGCGCCATTGAACGGCTGTTCACTGGTCGCAAGGTAGCCCTTAAAAGCAACTTGTCCCAGAGCGAAGCGCAGCAATACCTGGAAGCACTCAACAAGAGCGGCATCGATGCCAGGATCGAAGCCGAACCCGCCCTCCAGCTGAGCCTTGGCGAAGTACAGGAGTCGCCACGACAGCCGGAGGTACGCCACCCAGAGTCGATCGTCGATCCCGTCTCGCCGTACGCGCCTCCCCGGGCCGAAGTGGGTGAAACGCTCGCCGAGTACGGCACGCTCAAGCCCTTCAGCTTCGATGGGCGTATCGGGCGTTTGCGCTACCTGGCCTGGACCATGGTGTTGACCCTGGCCATGCTGCCCCTGGTCGGCTTGGGCTTCTGGCTTGCCACGGCCTGGCTGATGGCTTCCGACTCGATAGCCGCACTGGTCGTCGGCGGTCTGCTCGGCGCAGCCGTCGTGCTTGCCTTTGCCTTCGTGAGTATCCAGTTCAACGTCCAGCGCCTGCACGATCTGGGCTGGTCGGGGTGGCTGTGGCTGATTAACCTGGTTCCATTCGTGGGCAGCATCTTCCCGTTCATCCTCATCATCGCTCCGGGCAATACCGGCGCAAACCAGTACGGCCCGCCACCACCGCGCAATACCACGGCGGTCAAATTGCTGGCGTCGCTTTGGCTTGTGATGATCGTCTTGATTTTCATGGCCACCTTTGCCGGCATCTTCGGAGCCCTCCAGGAGGACTACGACAGCAGCAGCCTGAGCAGCTATGAAAGCAGCGAGTCCAGCAACGAAACCAGCGAAGAACCCGCCGTCGAGGCAGCCGAGCCCGCCCCGCCTTCTGTAGACTATGAAGAAGAAGAGGAACAATAA
- a CDS encoding NAD(P)H-dependent flavin oxidoreductase — protein MSLPALLEQRLRLPVVAAPMFLISNPQLVLACCRNGIVGSFPALNQRESSGLKAWLEEIEAGLAALENPAPYAVNLIVHHSNPRLQADLAICIEHKVPIVITSLGAVKELVDAVHSYGGLVFHDVTTRRHAEKAAEAGVDGLIAVAAGAGGHAGTWSPFSLIAEIRQFFDKTLLLAGCLNHGHQILAAQLLGADLAYFGTRFIGTSESQAPDAYKEMLLTSRAADIVHTPAVSGVPASFMRQSLENAGFDLAALQNKGEVDFGSKLKPLNDEAKAWKTVWSAGQGVGEIDDLPSVDQLVARLDEEYRQAQTRAAQLGRQWPR, from the coding sequence ATGTCGTTGCCCGCTCTGCTTGAACAACGCTTGCGTCTGCCCGTCGTGGCGGCACCGATGTTCCTGATTTCCAATCCGCAACTGGTACTGGCCTGCTGCCGCAACGGCATCGTCGGCAGCTTTCCGGCGTTGAACCAGCGTGAAAGCAGTGGCTTGAAGGCCTGGCTGGAGGAAATCGAAGCGGGTCTGGCAGCCTTGGAAAATCCGGCGCCCTACGCCGTAAACCTGATCGTCCATCACAGCAACCCGCGACTTCAGGCCGACCTGGCTATCTGCATCGAACACAAGGTGCCGATTGTCATCACTAGCCTGGGCGCGGTGAAGGAACTGGTGGATGCCGTCCACAGCTATGGCGGGCTGGTATTCCACGACGTGACTACCCGGCGTCACGCCGAAAAAGCCGCCGAAGCCGGTGTCGATGGCTTGATCGCCGTTGCCGCCGGCGCAGGCGGGCACGCCGGGACCTGGAGCCCGTTTTCATTGATTGCCGAAATCCGGCAGTTTTTCGATAAGACCTTGCTGCTTGCGGGATGCCTGAATCACGGCCATCAGATTTTGGCCGCCCAACTGCTTGGTGCGGATCTGGCGTACTTCGGTACGCGCTTTATCGGGACAAGCGAAAGCCAAGCCCCTGACGCTTATAAAGAGATGTTGCTCACATCCAGAGCCGCAGACATCGTGCATACTCCCGCTGTGTCCGGGGTACCGGCCAGTTTCATGCGCCAGAGCCTGGAGAATGCCGGGTTCGATCTGGCCGCCCTGCAGAACAAGGGCGAGGTGGATTTCGGCTCGAAACTCAAGCCGCTGAACGATGAAGCCAAGGCCTGGAAAACCGTATGGTCGGCAGGCCAAGGCGTGGGTGAAATCGATGATTTGCCCAGCGTCGATCAGTTGGTGGCGCGCCTGGATGAAGAATATCGTCAGGCACAAACACGGGCGGCACAGCTTGGCAGGCAATGGCCCCGCTGA
- the hemJ gene encoding protoporphyrinogen oxidase HemJ — MLYLWLKALHIVSMVCWFAGLFYLPRLFVYHAQSEDSVSKERFSVMERKLYRGIMGPAMIATLVFGIWLLSLNAGAYFTQGAWMHAKLTLVVLLIGYHHMCGAQVKRFARGENTRSHVFYRWFNEVPVLILLAIVILVVVRPF, encoded by the coding sequence ATGCTCTATCTGTGGCTCAAAGCACTTCACATCGTCAGCATGGTCTGCTGGTTCGCCGGCCTGTTCTACCTGCCTCGCCTGTTTGTCTACCACGCCCAAAGCGAGGACAGCGTCAGCAAAGAACGCTTCAGCGTCATGGAGCGCAAGTTGTACCGCGGCATCATGGGCCCGGCAATGATCGCTACCCTGGTATTTGGCATCTGGCTGCTCAGTCTCAACGCCGGTGCCTACTTCACCCAGGGTGCCTGGATGCATGCCAAGTTGACCTTGGTCGTGCTGCTGATCGGTTACCACCATATGTGCGGCGCCCAGGTGAAGCGCTTCGCCCGCGGCGAAAACACCCGCAGCCATGTCTTTTATCGCTGGTTCAATGAAGTGCCGGTTCTGATATTGCTGGCTATTGTAATTCTGGTGGTCGTCCGACCGTTCTAA